The nucleotide sequence CGTTTCGGCGCACAGCGCCTCGGCCTCTTCCCTGGTCGTCGGGCGCGCGACGCACGTGTCGCCGACGACGACCTCCCAGTCGCCTGCCTCGGTCGGTCGCGCTGCCGGCTGGCCCGGGTCGAACTTGTCGCCCGCCTCGAAGCGGATGACGATGCGGTTGTCGCTTGCCTCAAGCGTGCCCACGTAGCCGTCGCGCGAGAGCAGCGGCCAGCTCGTCGGGGGCCGTGTGGTGGCGATCGTGGCAGCGCAGTCCGCCAGCCCCAGCGCCGCGAGCTCGCGGGCTGTTGCCGTGGCCTTCGGTGTTCGTGGGGTGCGTGGCTCCGGTGCGTCCCCGAGCACCGCCTCGGCCGCCGGCAGCCAGTTCTCCGCGTCGGTGTCGCACGAGTCCGCCCACTCGATCGCGCGCAGCGTCTCGCTGCAGGCCGCTAGGTGGACCGCCAGCCGGCGCCGCAGCAGCGGGTGGTTGCCGCCATTGATTATCGACTTGTCGAACTCCTCGATCGCGGCGTTGATCCGCGTGTACGCGTAGTCCATCGATCCGCCGCCCATCGGTTTCCTCCTGGGTTGCTTGTGTGTCCGCGGTGCCGTTCTTCGAGGTTTCGCGGTTTTGGCCGCGACGGCTGGTTCCGGAACCCCCGGGCGGCTCGTTCCGGGAGGGGTAGCGCGGCCGCCGTGGAGCTGTGGCGGCGCGCGTGTCTCTTGCAGCTGCGGCTCGCGATGAGGCGCGTCGGGTCCGGCGCTTGGCGGGTCAGTGGGCGGCAGCGCGAAGATCGGCGGCCTTCTCGATCCGGTGGGCACCGACGTCGAAGAAGTGCCGCCACCGCCGTTGCCACCTGGTGACGTTCGTGCGTTGGGCGGGATCGCGCCCCAGCGCCGTCACCAGCTCGTCGTGGCAGACCGCGTCGAGCACGCGGTATACCGGGGGCTCGGTCGCCTCGATGTCGAGCCTGCGGGTCTGCAGTTCCATGAGCGTCTCTGGCGTCAGCGCCGGTGCGGCTCGCAGGATGTCCTTCTCGAGGCCGATGAAACTCACCGCGAGCGTGTCGTGGTGCCGTGCCGCGCGCGCTGGACCGGAAACGATTCTGGCGACCGCGACCACCGCGGTGAGCGCCCCGGCGACCAGCGGCCGCCACGTCCAGGCGGCGGACGGTTGCGCGAGCAGGCTGACGACGGTTGCCACGCCCAGGAACGCGATTCCGAGGGTGCTGACTTGGTGGACCCGATTAAAGAAGCCTTCGCGGTGGCGGTGGTATCGGACGGAACGGCGTGCTGCGAACAGCAGTTCGTCGCAATCGGTCTGGAGCTGATCCATTGTTGTTCTCCCACCGACAGCACCTTGAGCTCGGGGCGGGCGTCGGCTATGACCGAAGGCTAGTGCTCCGTTGTCACTTTTCCGCACCTGCGGGGCGACGTTCCGGACCTGGAGTCGCAGCACGAATCGGAACGGGCCATCCCCACGCTGGCGGGGGAACGCCTGCTGTGCATTTGACCTTGTCAACCGTGCCGGACCATTCCCGCCCGTGCGGGATCGCCAGCAACAAGCTCTACAGCTTGATCCAGGACGGGGGTTCATCCCCACTGTCACGGGTCACCGGACGCTCTGTCGAGTCGCGAACGGTCAGGCATGGGACGCCCAGCCAGGTCGTCTCTTCCTGCACGCCGCCGGATTCGGCCACCTCCACCGCGGCCGCCAGATCGAGCTCCGCGAAGAAGAAGATCGCAGACATCGCGGCGTCATGGAACTGGCCGGTGTGCACCAGCATCTGCTGTGCGCGGCCCCAGAGGTCGCACATGACGGGGGCCGCCTTGACGAAGTTCGGGCGGGCGCCGACCACGTGGCAGGATCCTCACGACTCCGGCCCGTATCCCGATTCCCGGAGTCCGTGACCGGGGGAGAAGGCAACTCCCGGCCATGGCACCGGCCTCAGGGCCAGAGGCCGCCGAGGCTGAAGGTGACGGCGTCGAAGGGACGGATGCAGACTGGATCGGCGTCCTTCGCGCTCGCAATCAGCACCCACTGCCCTTCGCGCAGTTCCAGCGCCTCCAGCGTCCGGTCCGCCGGGTCCACCAGCCACAGGTGCTCGACCCCTTCGCGGGCGTAGATCGGACGCTTGCCGTGCAGGTCGAGCTTGCGCGTCGAGGGGGAGAGCACCTCGCATACCCAGTCCGGCGCCAGGTTGAAGTACGCCGTTTCGGGATAGTCGGGCATCCGCTCTCGGCGCCACCCCGCCAAGTCCGGCACCAGGATGTCCTCGTCGAGATGCAGTTCCGGCTCGTCGATGATCCACCACCCGCCCGGACCGTCGCGGCCCTTGCCGAAGGGGCCGACCAGTTCATCGCCCAGATACGAGCTCGCCAGCGCATGGGGCGCGGCCGGCCGCGGCTGGGTGTAGAGCTTCCCATCGACGATCTCGGCCACCCGATGCGCCGGGGCGTCGAGCACGTCCTGGTAGGTGGCCCGGGGAGGCGCTTCGGGCTCGCCGCGCCGCGCCGCCGCACCGGCGCCGCTCATCGCCCTCTCCTGTGCGCCGGCCGGGATGTCTTCGTTTCCATTGTTCTATGATCTCACGGCGTCCAATCGGCAAGTTCGTTTCGTACCCGACCAGCAACCCACGCTCGGCCGCCGAGCGCTGGATGGAGGTTGGTTCAGCTACTCGTCGGGGTCGCGGGCACGCCGCGGCGCCGACGAGCAGCATCGCAATCGACGTCACGCAGGCCGTACCCCGGCGAGAAGCCGAGGTCCGCGACCATGGCTACGGCCCGGAACACGTAGCGGTCCGCGTAATCCGTCCGGCAGTGCACACGTAGCCGGGTGGCGCCCGGTCCGCGCAGCATGGGGGTCTGGGCGACGATCTCCTAGGCGCCGACCGTCACCGTCTGACCTATCCGCGCGCCCTCCAGCAGGAATTCGAATCGCAAGGCCGGTGGGGCCAATCGCCGCATCGCACACCTGGACGTCCAGAGCGAGATGGAAGAGGCCGCGCCGCCAAAGGGCAGCTTCCCCTTCGAGTACGTACGGCACGAAGTGGGCGGC is from Acidobacteriota bacterium and encodes:
- a CDS encoding Uma2 family endonuclease produces the protein MSGAGAAARRGEPEAPPRATYQDVLDAPAHRVAEIVDGKLYTQPRPAAPHALASSYLGDELVGPFGKGRDGPGGWWIIDEPELHLDEDILVPDLAGWRRERMPDYPETAYFNLAPDWVCEVLSPSTRKLDLHGKRPIYAREGVEHLWLVDPADRTLEALELREGQWVLIASAKDADPVCIRPFDAVTFSLGGLWP